GATATAGCAGAAAGGGCAGAGACATCCAAAGGAACAGTGGACCGGGTTTTGCATAACCGGGGCAGGGTATCGGAAGAGGTTCGTGAAAAGGTTTTGCAAATTATAAAAGAGATGAATTATGAGCCTAATTTTTTGGCTCAGTCGTTGAAAACACAGCGTACATATAATTTTATCGCGTTAATACCGGATCCTAAAACGGATCCATACTGGGAAGCTCCTGAAACCGGACTCGCGAAAGCTGAAAAGGAGCTAAGGCAATACGGAATTTCGATCAGCCGGTTTATTTTCGATCCGCATGATGTGGATTCTTTTATTACAAAAGCGAGAGAAGCATCAAATGAAAATCCGGACGGACTGCTGGTTGCGCCATTATTCTATAAAGAGGTTCTTCCTTTTTTTAAAGAATGGGAAAATTCCAATATTCCGTACGTCCTGTTCAATACCCAGATTGCAGATGTAGCCCCTCTTTGTTACATCGGACAGGATTCGTATCAAAGTGGATTTTTAGCCGCTAAAATCCTGAATTTCGGGTTGCCTTCTGCTTGTACGATGATGGTTGTGCACATCAATGAAGATCTTCCTAACTCCGCACATTTGATAACAAAGGAAAAGGGTTTTAAGGATTTCTTTGTAAAAAAGGGTCTTACGGATAAATACAAAGTCATCGGTACAGAGCTTAATTTCTCGGAAGGGGAGCTATTTGATGATAAACTGAATGAACTGAGGAAATCCGAAAAAGATTTGAAAGCCATTTACGTTACAAATTCAAAAGCTTTTGAAATTGCCAAATACCTTGAAAGAAATCATATCAAAGATATCAAACTGGTAGGATACGATTTAGTACCTCAAAATATACATTATATCAACGAGGGATATATTGACTTTGTGATTAATCAAAACCCGGTAGGACAGGGTTATTGGGGAATTTTTCAACTGGCTAATTATCTTGTTTTTAAGAAAGATATTTCGTCAATCAAATTCCTTCCGCTCGATATCATCACTTTGGAAAATCTGGAATATTATTTGGATCCTGAGCAATAAGAAAATATTTGGAGCATAAAAAAAGAGGATTTCGGCATCGCTGAAATCCTCTTTTTGTTTAAATCTATAATCTTACAATTCTCCAAACTGTGTATACATTTCTTTCAATTTAGGCTCGGTTTCCTTGGCACGAATATCTTTTCGGATCGCCGGTACACCCTGAATATCTGTTAATAAACCAAGTGCCTGATAAGCGCCAAAACGTACGAAATAAGAAGGATTATTACGAGCCATTCCTTCCAGAACAGGAATACTTTTGCGCTGTACATCCTGTTTTGATTTGATAAGATATTTCCCAAATACCTGGAGGAAATTATATTTTTCCGTAGGTTTCATACGCTTCATTTTGTCAAGAAACCAATCGTAGCGATCAGGTTCAGCCAGTCCGGCGTAATAATTTCCTACCGAAGCCACGATTGCATCATCCGGAGAATCTGCAAATTGTGCTGCAACATCTTTTGCATCAGCAGGCTGATTGACAAGATATTTGTCAAGCGCTACTGAGACCACCTGATAAGAACTATCACTCAATGCTTCACGGAAAACAGGATCGTTATTGTTATCACCAAATGAAGCCAATGTAATAATTGCTTCGGCACGAACCTGAGGATGTCTGTCGGTGCGGGCACGGCTCTGAATTATTTTTTCAATTGCTGCAAAACCATCTCCGTCATATTCTGCGAAGTTGGAAATAGCCATTTGGCGTAATTTCCAGAAAGGGTCGGTCATCGCTTTGATCAAAACATTTCTGGCTGTTGAATCCTTTAATTTTCCTTCCAACTGGGCTAATGCATCATATTTTTGCAAAAACTGATCGGAATGATTGTATTGATAAACCAGTTCCGCGTGGTCTTTTTCCTGTTCCACGCTGCCAAGAAGTTGAGATTCTGCATCAAATACTACCAGATCAGGTTTTTTGGCCGATGGAAATTCCAGGGTTTGGTTTGCCTTATCAACCAACACACTGTAACGATTTTTCTTCCCGCCAGTCCAGACATCCACTTTCAGCGGAAGCCGGTAAACGGTTGAAGCCAGTGTATCCTGTGTCTGGTTAATTTTCAACAAAACCTTATTCGTTGCTGTTGAATATTCCTGTTTGATTTTAAGTAAAGGATGACCCGGACGCAAAAACCATTGATCAAAAAACCAGTTTAAATCTTCTCCTGTCACTTTTTCAAAAGCTTCACGGAGATCAGAAATTTCTGCTGTTCCCAACGCATGCGCTTTCAGATATGTTTGTAAAGATTTGAAGAAAGCATCATCACCAACATATTTTCTGAGCATATGCAGAATCCTTCCACCTTTTGCGTAGGAGTGGCTATCAAACATATTTTCACGATCCTTATAAAAATACCGGATCATAGGAACCTGCTTGGTTTCGGCTTCTGCAAGATATGTTTTCAGTTCCTGCAAATTCTGCCAGTCTGCTTCATTTTTTCCGATGTAATATTCACTCCATAAATATTCTGAATAGTTGGCAAAGGATTCATTAAGCGGAAGTTGTCCCCATTCCTCGGCCGTTACATAATCCCCGAACCAGTGATGTGCCAGTTCGTGGGCAATAACTGCATCTGAATTTCCATCTAAAATAGAACGTGCATCCGTTTGGACACCTTCTTCATGCACAGTAGCCGTGGTATTTTCCATAGCACCTGCCACAAAATCTCTCACTGCGATCTGCGCATATTTTTCCCATGGATATTCTATCCCGAAAATATTGGAAAAAAACGCCATCATTTCAGGCGTACGACCAAAAATTGCATGTGCATCGCCGCCGTATTTTGGCTCAACGTAATAGCTAAGTTCGAGTCCGTTTGGCATCATATCTTTTGCAACGGCAAAATCACCAACGGCAAGCATTGTAAGAT
The nucleotide sequence above comes from Dyadobacter subterraneus. Encoded proteins:
- a CDS encoding substrate-binding domain-containing protein; amino-acid sequence: MKKKIVRIKDIAERAETSKGTVDRVLHNRGRVSEEVREKVLQIIKEMNYEPNFLAQSLKTQRTYNFIALIPDPKTDPYWEAPETGLAKAEKELRQYGISISRFIFDPHDVDSFITKAREASNENPDGLLVAPLFYKEVLPFFKEWENSNIPYVLFNTQIADVAPLCYIGQDSYQSGFLAAKILNFGLPSACTMMVVHINEDLPNSAHLITKEKGFKDFFVKKGLTDKYKVIGTELNFSEGELFDDKLNELRKSEKDLKAIYVTNSKAFEIAKYLERNHIKDIKLVGYDLVPQNIHYINEGYIDFVINQNPVGQGYWGIFQLANYLVFKKDISSIKFLPLDIITLENLEYYLDPEQ
- a CDS encoding M1 family metallopeptidase, which translates into the protein MSKPKADMTGNENNVLLRNGLCNFFGIALLFIAFGVNARNIAAERDTVLRRNPGVITRQGPYRPSRTLKHDLIHTRLDVEFDWLRQHVHGSAVISMKPHFYPQNTVELDAKGFDIQGIFQLEKPGDFGSASINDLSKKSNKKLEYTYDKRKLIIKLGREYTSKDTLFVKIDYVAKPNELPRDQQNDNPNDKGLYFINPDGMDEGKPKQIWTQGETEGSSCWFPTVDAPNVKFTQDIYITVDSTYKTLSNGLLISQEPDNSGLRTDHWKQTLPAAPYLTMLAVGDFAVAKDMMPNGLELSYYVEPKYGGDAHAIFGRTPEMMAFFSNIFGIEYPWEKYAQIAVRDFVAGAMENTTATVHEEGVQTDARSILDGNSDAVIAHELAHHWFGDYVTAEEWGQLPLNESFANYSEYLWSEYYIGKNEADWQNLQELKTYLAEAETKQVPMIRYFYKDRENMFDSHSYAKGGRILHMLRKYVGDDAFFKSLQTYLKAHALGTAEISDLREAFEKVTGEDLNWFFDQWFLRPGHPLLKIKQEYSTATNKVLLKINQTQDTLASTVYRLPLKVDVWTGGKKNRYSVLVDKANQTLEFPSAKKPDLVVFDAESQLLGSVEQEKDHAELVYQYNHSDQFLQKYDALAQLEGKLKDSTARNVLIKAMTDPFWKLRQMAISNFAEYDGDGFAAIEKIIQSRARTDRHPQVRAEAIITLASFGDNNNDPVFREALSDSSYQVVSVALDKYLVNQPADAKDVAAQFADSPDDAIVASVGNYYAGLAEPDRYDWFLDKMKRMKPTEKYNFLQVFGKYLIKSKQDVQRKSIPVLEGMARNNPSYFVRFGAYQALGLLTDIQGVPAIRKDIRAKETEPKLKEMYTQFGEL